In one Grus americana isolate bGruAme1 chromosome 1, bGruAme1.mat, whole genome shotgun sequence genomic region, the following are encoded:
- the CPSF6 gene encoding cleavage and polyadenylation specificity factor subunit 6 isoform X2, which produces MADGVDHIDIYADVGEEFNQEAEYGGHDQIDLYDDVISPSANNGDAPEDRDYMDSLPPSVGDDVGKGAAPNVVYTYTGKRIALYIGNLTWWTTDEDLTEAVHSLGVNDILEIKFFENRANGQSKGFALVGVGSEASSKKLMDLLPKRELHGQNPVVTPCNKQFLSQFEMQSRKTTQSGQMSGEGKAGPPGGSSRAAFPPSNRGRGRFPGAIPGGDRFPGPAGPGGPPPPFPAGQTPPRPPLGPPGPPGPPGPPPPGQVLPPPLAGPPNRGDRPPPPVLFPGQPFGQPPLGPLPPGPPPPVPGYGPPPGPPPPQQGPPPPPGPFPPRPPGPLGPPLTLAPPPHLPGPPPGAPPPAPHVNPAFFPPPANSGIPTSDSRGPPPTDPYGRPPPYDRGDYGPPGRRFTGNNMSIREKLHIPFYGRHTKNNTQNSGREMDAARTPLSEAEFEEIMNRNRAISSSAISRAVSDASAGDYGSAIETLVTAISLIKQSKVSADDRCKVLISSLQDCLHGIESKSYGSGSRRERSRERDHSRSREKSRRHKSRSRDRHDDYYRERSRERERHRDRDRDRDRERDREREYRHR; this is translated from the exons GAAGCTGAATATGGTGGACATGATCAGATTGATTTATATGATGATGTAATTTCTCCATCTGCAAATAATGGAGATGCCCCAGAAGATCGTGATTACATGGATTCTCTCCCACCATCTGTTGGGGATGATGTAGGTAAAGGAGCTGCACCAAATGTTGTCTATACATATACTGGAAAAAGAATTGCCTTATACATTGGAAATCTTACTTGG tggaCAACAGATGAAGACTTAACTGAAGCAGTTCATTCACTGGGGGTAAATGATATTTTGGAGATAAAATTTTTTGAAAATCGCGCTAATGGCCAGTCTAAAGG gtTTGCCCTTGTGGGTGTGGGATCAGAAGCATCCTCCAAAAAGTTGATGGATTTATTGCCTAAAAGAGAATTGCATGGGCAGAATCCTGTTGTGACTCCATGTAATAAACAATTTCTGAGTCAGTTTGAAATGCAGTCAAGGAAAA CCACACAGTCTGGCCAGATGTCTGGGGAAGGTAAAGCTGGTCCCCCAGGAGGAAGCTCACGAGCAGCGTTTCCACCTAGTAATAGAGGGCGAGGACGTTTTCCAGGTGCCATTCCAGGTGGAGACAGATTCCCTGGACCGGCAGGGCCAGGAGGGCCACCACCGCCTTTCCCAG ctggaCAAACTCCCCCACGTCCACCTTTAGGTCCTCCTGGCCCACCAGGCCCACCAGGCCCTCCACCTCCTGGTCAGGTCCTCCCACCTCCATTAGCTGGACCTCCTAATCGTGGTGACCGTCCACCACCACCAGTTCTGTTTCCAGGACAACCTTTTGGTCAGCCTCCACTTGGGCCACTTCCTCCAGGCCCTCCACCACCAGTACCAGGCTACGGGCCACCACCAGGTCCGCCACCACCTCAGCAGGGTCCACCTCCACCTCCGGGTCCATTTCCCCCTCGTCCGCCTGGCCCTCTTGGGCCACCCCTGACTCTTGCTCCTCCTCCACATCTCCCTGGGCCACCTCCAGGTGCTCCACCACCTGCACCACATGTGAATCCAgctttcttccccccacccgCCAATAGCGGCATACCTACTTCAGACAGTCGTGGCCCACCTCCGACAGATCCATATGGCCGACCTCCACCATATGACAGAGGTGACTATGGGCCACCTGGAAG GCGTTTCACTGGAAATAACATGTCcataagagaaaaattacatattcCATTCTATGGGAGGCACACGAAAAATAATACTCAAAACTCAGGGAG AGAAATGGATGCTGCAAGGACACCTCTAAGTGAAGCGGAATTTGAAGAAATCATGAATAGAAATAGGGCGATCTCAAGCAGTGCCATTTCAAGAGCTGTATCAGATGCCAGTGCTG GGGACTATGGAAGTGCTATAGAGACCTTGGTAACTGCAATTTCCTTAATTAAACAGTCCAAAGTATCTGCAGATGATCGCTGTAAAGTACTTATTAGCTCTCTTCAGGACTGCCTTCATGGGATTGAGTCCAAGTCTTATGGTTCTGGATCCAG ACGTGAGCGATCCAGAGAGAGGGACCACAGTAGGTCACGAGAAAAAAGTAGGCGCCACAAATCACGTAGTAGAGATCGTCACGATGACTATTATCGGGAAAGAAGCCGTGAAAGAGAGAGGCACCGTGATCGCGACAGAGATCGCGACAGAGAAcgagacagagagagagaatatcGTCATCGTTAA
- the CPSF6 gene encoding cleavage and polyadenylation specificity factor subunit 6 isoform X3 — translation MADGVDHIDIYADVGEEFNQEAEYGGHDQIDLYDDVISPSANNGDAPEDRDYMDSLPPSVGDDVGKGAAPNVVYTYTGKRIALYIGNLTWWTTDEDLTEAVHSLGVNDILEIKFFENRANGQSKGFALVGVGSEASSKKLMDLLPKRELHGQNPVVTPCNKQFLSQFEMQSRKTTQSGQMSGEGKAGPPGGSSRAAFPPSNRGRGRFPGAIPGGDRFPGPAGPGGPPPPFPAGQTPPRPPLGPPGPPGPPGPPPPGQVLPPPLAGPPNRGDRPPPPVLFPGQPFGQPPLGPLPPGPPPPVPGYGPPPGPPPPQQGPPPPPGPFPPRPPGPLGPPLTLAPPPHLPGPPPGAPPPAPHVNPAFFPPPANSGIPTSDSRGPPPTDPYGRPPPYDRGDYGPPGREMDAARTPLSEAEFEEIMNRNRAISSSAISRAVSDASAGDYGSAIETLVTAISLIKQSKVSADDRCKVLISSLQDCLHGIESKSYGSGSRRRERSRERDHSRSREKSRRHKSRSRDRHDDYYRERSRERERHRDRDRDRDRERDREREYRHR, via the exons GAAGCTGAATATGGTGGACATGATCAGATTGATTTATATGATGATGTAATTTCTCCATCTGCAAATAATGGAGATGCCCCAGAAGATCGTGATTACATGGATTCTCTCCCACCATCTGTTGGGGATGATGTAGGTAAAGGAGCTGCACCAAATGTTGTCTATACATATACTGGAAAAAGAATTGCCTTATACATTGGAAATCTTACTTGG tggaCAACAGATGAAGACTTAACTGAAGCAGTTCATTCACTGGGGGTAAATGATATTTTGGAGATAAAATTTTTTGAAAATCGCGCTAATGGCCAGTCTAAAGG gtTTGCCCTTGTGGGTGTGGGATCAGAAGCATCCTCCAAAAAGTTGATGGATTTATTGCCTAAAAGAGAATTGCATGGGCAGAATCCTGTTGTGACTCCATGTAATAAACAATTTCTGAGTCAGTTTGAAATGCAGTCAAGGAAAA CCACACAGTCTGGCCAGATGTCTGGGGAAGGTAAAGCTGGTCCCCCAGGAGGAAGCTCACGAGCAGCGTTTCCACCTAGTAATAGAGGGCGAGGACGTTTTCCAGGTGCCATTCCAGGTGGAGACAGATTCCCTGGACCGGCAGGGCCAGGAGGGCCACCACCGCCTTTCCCAG ctggaCAAACTCCCCCACGTCCACCTTTAGGTCCTCCTGGCCCACCAGGCCCACCAGGCCCTCCACCTCCTGGTCAGGTCCTCCCACCTCCATTAGCTGGACCTCCTAATCGTGGTGACCGTCCACCACCACCAGTTCTGTTTCCAGGACAACCTTTTGGTCAGCCTCCACTTGGGCCACTTCCTCCAGGCCCTCCACCACCAGTACCAGGCTACGGGCCACCACCAGGTCCGCCACCACCTCAGCAGGGTCCACCTCCACCTCCGGGTCCATTTCCCCCTCGTCCGCCTGGCCCTCTTGGGCCACCCCTGACTCTTGCTCCTCCTCCACATCTCCCTGGGCCACCTCCAGGTGCTCCACCACCTGCACCACATGTGAATCCAgctttcttccccccacccgCCAATAGCGGCATACCTACTTCAGACAGTCGTGGCCCACCTCCGACAGATCCATATGGCCGACCTCCACCATATGACAGAGGTGACTATGGGCCACCTGGAAG AGAAATGGATGCTGCAAGGACACCTCTAAGTGAAGCGGAATTTGAAGAAATCATGAATAGAAATAGGGCGATCTCAAGCAGTGCCATTTCAAGAGCTGTATCAGATGCCAGTGCTG GGGACTATGGAAGTGCTATAGAGACCTTGGTAACTGCAATTTCCTTAATTAAACAGTCCAAAGTATCTGCAGATGATCGCTGTAAAGTACTTATTAGCTCTCTTCAGGACTGCCTTCATGGGATTGAGTCCAAGTCTTATGGTTCTGGATCCAG aAGACGTGAGCGATCCAGAGAGAGGGACCACAGTAGGTCACGAGAAAAAAGTAGGCGCCACAAATCACGTAGTAGAGATCGTCACGATGACTATTATCGGGAAAGAAGCCGTGAAAGAGAGAGGCACCGTGATCGCGACAGAGATCGCGACAGAGAAcgagacagagagagagaatatcGTCATCGTTAA
- the CPSF6 gene encoding cleavage and polyadenylation specificity factor subunit 6 isoform X1: protein MADGVDHIDIYADVGEEFNQEAEYGGHDQIDLYDDVISPSANNGDAPEDRDYMDSLPPSVGDDVGKGAAPNVVYTYTGKRIALYIGNLTWWTTDEDLTEAVHSLGVNDILEIKFFENRANGQSKGFALVGVGSEASSKKLMDLLPKRELHGQNPVVTPCNKQFLSQFEMQSRKTTQSGQMSGEGKAGPPGGSSRAAFPPSNRGRGRFPGAIPGGDRFPGPAGPGGPPPPFPAGQTPPRPPLGPPGPPGPPGPPPPGQVLPPPLAGPPNRGDRPPPPVLFPGQPFGQPPLGPLPPGPPPPVPGYGPPPGPPPPQQGPPPPPGPFPPRPPGPLGPPLTLAPPPHLPGPPPGAPPPAPHVNPAFFPPPANSGIPTSDSRGPPPTDPYGRPPPYDRGDYGPPGRRFTGNNMSIREKLHIPFYGRHTKNNTQNSGREMDAARTPLSEAEFEEIMNRNRAISSSAISRAVSDASAGDYGSAIETLVTAISLIKQSKVSADDRCKVLISSLQDCLHGIESKSYGSGSRRRERSRERDHSRSREKSRRHKSRSRDRHDDYYRERSRERERHRDRDRDRDRERDREREYRHR from the exons GAAGCTGAATATGGTGGACATGATCAGATTGATTTATATGATGATGTAATTTCTCCATCTGCAAATAATGGAGATGCCCCAGAAGATCGTGATTACATGGATTCTCTCCCACCATCTGTTGGGGATGATGTAGGTAAAGGAGCTGCACCAAATGTTGTCTATACATATACTGGAAAAAGAATTGCCTTATACATTGGAAATCTTACTTGG tggaCAACAGATGAAGACTTAACTGAAGCAGTTCATTCACTGGGGGTAAATGATATTTTGGAGATAAAATTTTTTGAAAATCGCGCTAATGGCCAGTCTAAAGG gtTTGCCCTTGTGGGTGTGGGATCAGAAGCATCCTCCAAAAAGTTGATGGATTTATTGCCTAAAAGAGAATTGCATGGGCAGAATCCTGTTGTGACTCCATGTAATAAACAATTTCTGAGTCAGTTTGAAATGCAGTCAAGGAAAA CCACACAGTCTGGCCAGATGTCTGGGGAAGGTAAAGCTGGTCCCCCAGGAGGAAGCTCACGAGCAGCGTTTCCACCTAGTAATAGAGGGCGAGGACGTTTTCCAGGTGCCATTCCAGGTGGAGACAGATTCCCTGGACCGGCAGGGCCAGGAGGGCCACCACCGCCTTTCCCAG ctggaCAAACTCCCCCACGTCCACCTTTAGGTCCTCCTGGCCCACCAGGCCCACCAGGCCCTCCACCTCCTGGTCAGGTCCTCCCACCTCCATTAGCTGGACCTCCTAATCGTGGTGACCGTCCACCACCACCAGTTCTGTTTCCAGGACAACCTTTTGGTCAGCCTCCACTTGGGCCACTTCCTCCAGGCCCTCCACCACCAGTACCAGGCTACGGGCCACCACCAGGTCCGCCACCACCTCAGCAGGGTCCACCTCCACCTCCGGGTCCATTTCCCCCTCGTCCGCCTGGCCCTCTTGGGCCACCCCTGACTCTTGCTCCTCCTCCACATCTCCCTGGGCCACCTCCAGGTGCTCCACCACCTGCACCACATGTGAATCCAgctttcttccccccacccgCCAATAGCGGCATACCTACTTCAGACAGTCGTGGCCCACCTCCGACAGATCCATATGGCCGACCTCCACCATATGACAGAGGTGACTATGGGCCACCTGGAAG GCGTTTCACTGGAAATAACATGTCcataagagaaaaattacatattcCATTCTATGGGAGGCACACGAAAAATAATACTCAAAACTCAGGGAG AGAAATGGATGCTGCAAGGACACCTCTAAGTGAAGCGGAATTTGAAGAAATCATGAATAGAAATAGGGCGATCTCAAGCAGTGCCATTTCAAGAGCTGTATCAGATGCCAGTGCTG GGGACTATGGAAGTGCTATAGAGACCTTGGTAACTGCAATTTCCTTAATTAAACAGTCCAAAGTATCTGCAGATGATCGCTGTAAAGTACTTATTAGCTCTCTTCAGGACTGCCTTCATGGGATTGAGTCCAAGTCTTATGGTTCTGGATCCAG aAGACGTGAGCGATCCAGAGAGAGGGACCACAGTAGGTCACGAGAAAAAAGTAGGCGCCACAAATCACGTAGTAGAGATCGTCACGATGACTATTATCGGGAAAGAAGCCGTGAAAGAGAGAGGCACCGTGATCGCGACAGAGATCGCGACAGAGAAcgagacagagagagagaatatcGTCATCGTTAA
- the CPSF6 gene encoding cleavage and polyadenylation specificity factor subunit 6 isoform X4 gives MADGVDHIDIYADVGEEFNQEAEYGGHDQIDLYDDVISPSANNGDAPEDRDYMDSLPPSVGDDVGKGAAPNVVYTYTGKRIALYIGNLTWWTTDEDLTEAVHSLGVNDILEIKFFENRANGQSKGFALVGVGSEASSKKLMDLLPKRELHGQNPVVTPCNKQFLSQFEMQSRKTTQSGQMSGEGKAGPPGGSSRAAFPPSNRGRGRFPGAIPGGDRFPGPAGPGGPPPPFPAGQTPPRPPLGPPGPPGPPGPPPPGQVLPPPLAGPPNRGDRPPPPVLFPGQPFGQPPLGPLPPGPPPPVPGYGPPPGPPPPQQGPPPPPGPFPPRPPGPLGPPLTLAPPPHLPGPPPGAPPPAPHVNPAFFPPPANSGIPTSDSRGPPPTDPYGRPPPYDRGDYGPPGREMDAARTPLSEAEFEEIMNRNRAISSSAISRAVSDASAGDYGSAIETLVTAISLIKQSKVSADDRCKVLISSLQDCLHGIESKSYGSGSRRERSRERDHSRSREKSRRHKSRSRDRHDDYYRERSRERERHRDRDRDRDRERDREREYRHR, from the exons GAAGCTGAATATGGTGGACATGATCAGATTGATTTATATGATGATGTAATTTCTCCATCTGCAAATAATGGAGATGCCCCAGAAGATCGTGATTACATGGATTCTCTCCCACCATCTGTTGGGGATGATGTAGGTAAAGGAGCTGCACCAAATGTTGTCTATACATATACTGGAAAAAGAATTGCCTTATACATTGGAAATCTTACTTGG tggaCAACAGATGAAGACTTAACTGAAGCAGTTCATTCACTGGGGGTAAATGATATTTTGGAGATAAAATTTTTTGAAAATCGCGCTAATGGCCAGTCTAAAGG gtTTGCCCTTGTGGGTGTGGGATCAGAAGCATCCTCCAAAAAGTTGATGGATTTATTGCCTAAAAGAGAATTGCATGGGCAGAATCCTGTTGTGACTCCATGTAATAAACAATTTCTGAGTCAGTTTGAAATGCAGTCAAGGAAAA CCACACAGTCTGGCCAGATGTCTGGGGAAGGTAAAGCTGGTCCCCCAGGAGGAAGCTCACGAGCAGCGTTTCCACCTAGTAATAGAGGGCGAGGACGTTTTCCAGGTGCCATTCCAGGTGGAGACAGATTCCCTGGACCGGCAGGGCCAGGAGGGCCACCACCGCCTTTCCCAG ctggaCAAACTCCCCCACGTCCACCTTTAGGTCCTCCTGGCCCACCAGGCCCACCAGGCCCTCCACCTCCTGGTCAGGTCCTCCCACCTCCATTAGCTGGACCTCCTAATCGTGGTGACCGTCCACCACCACCAGTTCTGTTTCCAGGACAACCTTTTGGTCAGCCTCCACTTGGGCCACTTCCTCCAGGCCCTCCACCACCAGTACCAGGCTACGGGCCACCACCAGGTCCGCCACCACCTCAGCAGGGTCCACCTCCACCTCCGGGTCCATTTCCCCCTCGTCCGCCTGGCCCTCTTGGGCCACCCCTGACTCTTGCTCCTCCTCCACATCTCCCTGGGCCACCTCCAGGTGCTCCACCACCTGCACCACATGTGAATCCAgctttcttccccccacccgCCAATAGCGGCATACCTACTTCAGACAGTCGTGGCCCACCTCCGACAGATCCATATGGCCGACCTCCACCATATGACAGAGGTGACTATGGGCCACCTGGAAG AGAAATGGATGCTGCAAGGACACCTCTAAGTGAAGCGGAATTTGAAGAAATCATGAATAGAAATAGGGCGATCTCAAGCAGTGCCATTTCAAGAGCTGTATCAGATGCCAGTGCTG GGGACTATGGAAGTGCTATAGAGACCTTGGTAACTGCAATTTCCTTAATTAAACAGTCCAAAGTATCTGCAGATGATCGCTGTAAAGTACTTATTAGCTCTCTTCAGGACTGCCTTCATGGGATTGAGTCCAAGTCTTATGGTTCTGGATCCAG ACGTGAGCGATCCAGAGAGAGGGACCACAGTAGGTCACGAGAAAAAAGTAGGCGCCACAAATCACGTAGTAGAGATCGTCACGATGACTATTATCGGGAAAGAAGCCGTGAAAGAGAGAGGCACCGTGATCGCGACAGAGATCGCGACAGAGAAcgagacagagagagagaatatcGTCATCGTTAA